The Petrotoga mobilis SJ95 genomic sequence AGATGATCCAAGAAATCCGGCAGTTATCGCTGACAACGTCGGAGATAATGTGGGAGATGTTGCAGGTATGGGAGCTGATCTGTATGAATCCTACGTTGGTTCTATTTTTTCTGCCTCAGTCTTAGGAAGTATCGTTTTTTCTGCTAAGGGAGCACTTTTCCCGTTTTTTGTTGCTTCATCAGGTTTGATATTATCAATTTTTGGTATTATTTTTGTTAATTACTACATCAAAAAAGCAAAGGAAGTTGAGCCTGAAAAGGTCCTACACTTTGGTACATATATGACGACATTTCTTCAATCGATAGTTGTCTTTTTCTTATCTAAAATTGTATTCGGAGATTTTTCTGGCGGTTTAATTGTTATTTTAGGTATGGTAGTTGGAATTCTTATAGGGGTTTCCACTGAATACTACACTGCAAAAAAACCTGTAATAGAGCTAGCTAAAAGCGCTCCATCAGGTTCGGCTCCGTTGATTATCAATGGTCTTGCCCTAGGGATGGAATCAACGCTTATCCCTATTCTTTTAATAGGAGCAGCTATTGTAATTTCATTCTACGTTTACGGTCTTTTTGGAATAGCTATTGCTGCTGTTGGAATGCTTTCAACACTGGGTATGAGTTTATCAATCGATGCATACGGTCCTATCGCTGATAATGCAGGTGGAATTGCAGAAATGGCTCATTTAGAACCATACGTTCGAGAAAGAACGGACAAGTTGGATGCTGTTGGAAATACCACAGCGGCTATGGGAAAAGGTTTTGCAATAGGATCTGCTGCATTAACGGCATTGGCTTTGTTCGCTTCTTATTTGCAAGTAACAAATATTTCAGTAGTTGATTTGAATGATGCAAATGTGTTCACAGCAATGTTAATCGGTGCCATGCTTCCATTTCTGTTTTCCTCTTTGGTAATGAAAGCAGTTGGTAACGCTGCAAATCTTATGGTTGAAGAAGTAAGAAGGCAATTTAAAGAAATTGTTGGATTAATGGAAGGAAAAGCTGATCCAGACTACGGTAAGTGTGTAAAGATCGCTACCGATGGTGCTTTGAAATATATGATACTTCCTTCTTTAATCGCTGTAATAGCTCCAATAATTATTTATCTCTTGTTAGGCAAGCAAGCTGTTGCTGGAATGTTAGCTGGAACAACAGGCTCAGGCGTTATGTTAGCGATATTCATGGCTAACTCTGGAGGTGCCTGGGATAACGCTAAGAAGTTAATAGAAACAGGAAAATATGGTGGAAAAGGGTCTTTGGCTCACAAGGCTTCTGTTGTAGGAGATACTGTGGGGGATCCTTTAAAAGATACAGCAGGACCTTCCATAAATATTTTAATAAAACTTATGTCCATAGTTTCTATAGTGATTATTCCTGTCTTAATCAGAATTTTTGAGTGAAACTCTTAGTTAAAATGGTTGGTGTGAATACCATTTTTCCTTCTGGGTAGGAAACGGGTTACAGGACGGAGCCTTGTTTGCGTCACTGTGCAAACCATGTTTTTAAATGATTTTGATTTTGAACTTGATTATGAGGTTTTTAAGGGGTTTACCCCTTAACGTACGGGTGGGGAGCGGGGAAAGGGCGCTAACACAAAGTTTTTGAAATATAACTATTTTCAAAAATAAGACTTTGATTTTAAAAGGGTTACAGGGCGGAGCCCTCCCACCTGCTGGGTTAGGGACCGCAGGTCCCTTCCTTAGAAGGGTGGGCAGCAGGGCAAGAGAATGAATACCATTTTTCCTTATGGGTGGGGAGCGGGGCGAAGGGGCGCTAACACAAGGTTTTAGAGTTCCTAAAGTTAGTATAATCAAATTAAAATGTGGAGGTGTATATAATGAAAAGAGTCGCTGTTTTAAATGTAGGTGGAGATTGTCCAGGATTAAATGCCGTAATCCGGGCACTCATCGTTAAAGGCGCCGAAGAGGATATCGAAGTTGTCGGCGTTTACGACGGTTTTCTAGGTCTCGTGGAAGATAAATTAACAATCTTAGCTAAAGAACATGTCTCAGGTAAATTACCTGAAGGTGGCATAATTTTGGGTTCGTCAAAATACGATCCTACTGTTAATCCAAACGATTTGAAAAAGTTGAAAAATAACTTTGAGAGATATCAGATAACTAGTCTTATATTGTTAACAGGCCATACCGGAGCAAATATCGCCTTAAAATTGGCAAATGAAGGTATACCTTCGATAATAATACCTGCTACCGTTGATAATGACTTATACTGGACGGATCTTAGCGTTGGTTTTCTAACGGCATTACAGATCGTCACCGATGCATTAGATAAACTTCATTCAACTGCGAGTGCAGGTCATAGGGTAATAGTTGTAGAAACCGGAGGAGACGAAGCAGGATGGTTAGCAACAATTGGTGGTATGGCAGGTGGTGCTGATTATATAATAGTACCAGAGTTCAAGTTAGACCCTAAAGATATGATTGAAAATATTAAAAGGAGATATTCTGCAGGTAGAAGATTTTCCATAGTTGTAGTAGAAGAAAAAGTCAAACTCCCCGAAGAAGTTCAAAATATAATAGGCGATCCAAAGGTTCGTCAATACATGAAACCAGCAGAATTAATCACAGAGTACATAAAAGCTAATCTGCAAAATGTTGAATGTAGAACCGTTGATTTAGATTATTTACAAAGAGGAGGAACACCTTCGTCTTTTGATAGATACCTGGCTTTCAAATTCGGTGTTTCGGCTATAGACGCTGTTAAAAAAGGAAAATCTAATGTGGCTTTAGGTTTGGATGGTTTTGATGTTGTGGAAAAACCATTTACCCACGAAATTTTGAAGAACAAAGAGATAAGTAGAGAATTATACGAAATGGGTAGACTTTTCTTCTAAAAATATTTAGCGGTGCTTTTTGCACCGCTATTTTTAAACGCATTATTAAAATCCACAAATAATAAACTTGCTTGACTTTTTGATCATATTTTATAAAGTTTTTTAGCCTTTTCTGAAGCTACTTTATGATCGACAATAGGTGTTGGATAATCGATGTCTTTTGGAATGTTCAAAGTATGTATTTGCTCTAAGTTAAGATTGGTTAATTCTGGTAACCAAGTCTTTATGTAATTACATTCAGGATCAAATTTTTGCTGTTGCAAAATTGGGTTAAATATTCGGAAAAAAGGCTGCGCATCACAACCTGTTGAAGCAACCCATTGCCAATTACCATTATTAATTGCAGGATCGTAATCAACTAGTCTTTGTGCAAAGTATTTCTCTCCCCATCGCCAGTCAATATGTAAATCCTTAACAAGAAAACTCCCTGTTATCATTCTTACTCGGTTATGCATCCATCCCGTTAGATTCAATTGCCTCATTCCAGCATCAACTATAGGATAACCTGTTCTCCCTGTACACCAAGCCTTAAATTTATCCACATCATTTTCCCACTGTATTTGGTTATATTTCTCCTTAAAGGAATTGCCTAAAACATGAGGGAAATGATAAAGGATATGAGTAAAAAAATCACGCCAGTGAAGTTGTGTAATAATTTCATGTTCATTACCGAAGTTTTCATTTACTTTTCCATATACCTCTCTCACAGAAACTGTTCCAAATTTAAGATGGGGAGATAACTTTGTTGTTCCATCGATTGAAGGCGTGTTTCTAGTTTCACTGTAATTTTTTAGTTTGACTATTCTCTCTATATAACTTAACCCTTCTTTTCGCCCACCTTTTAATATTAAATTTTCATTTTGAGGAAATTTATCAACCTGAAGAGCAATACTTGAGCTAATTTCTTCTGTAAAATAATTTTTAAATTTATTCTTCTGCGGTTCTCGCACATCTATTTTTTTGGATTTTTTTAAAAAATCGGTGAACTTTATATATGGCATACCATTATCTTTCAAAACTTCTGTGGGTTCATGTAATAAAACATCAAAATGTTCCTTGAAATCTACTCTTTCCCTTTCACAAATGGCTTTTATTTCGTTATCTCTTTTCTTACTAAATGGAGTGTAATCTTTATTCACGAAAACTGCTTCTATTCCTAATGTTTTAATTAAACTTTCAACTACTTTAGCAGTAAGTCCTTCAAAAAAATATAGTCTAGCGTTCAATTGGTGTAGCTGATCATTGAGTTCTTTCAGACAGGCGATCATAAATTGAACCGCATTGTCTGATTTGTAATCGTTATCTTTAATCTGTCGATCATCAAATATAAAAGCAGGTATGACTCTTTCACAACTTTGAAGTGCTTCTATGAGAGAAGTATTATCCTCTAACCTAAGATCTCGTCTGAATATGTGCAACCCAATTTTATATTTATAATTCGATATTTTTATCACCTCTAATGCCTTTAGCATGCCTTTTATAATTAAATAGAACTTGCTAACTTTATTAGTAGATAGATAAATTTAAAGTATTGAGAATTTTAAAACCCTACTTCAATTGAAAAGGATATTTTGATAAACGGCGTTGTTTCTCCGTACGGTCCAGGCCAACCTTCCACATCTTCTTTTCTCTCATCATCGTAGGGTGTTTCTAAATCTATTTCACCTTTGAGGTAGTGTTCGAAGGTAATTTTGTATCTGGTTGTTTCGTTGGCAATATCCAATCCTATTAAGTAACCTTCCATGTCGTTCCCGTAGTCAAAGCCTATGGGAATATCTTCTTCATCGTATTTGGCGGTATATTTCAAGTAAGGTGCCCATTGATTGTACATCCAAGTGTAAATCTTATAATACTCAATTTTTGGAGATATGTAGTATTGCGAAGTTTTACCTACTAATCTTGTTCCTACTCCCCAAGCGAATGCGGTCGGTTTGTAATCTGTTGCTCCCCCTTCAGTATCGGGTACAACAAAATCGTCCATCGCAAATTGCCCGTATATTTGCCAACCCTTGGTAGGAATGATAGAAGCATCTACTCCCAACATATTATTTGAGAATCCTTCACCAAGGTTGTTATGAGCTATACCAAAAGGGTTAGCATCAGAAAGGTCAGGATATTTACCGCCGATCAAATTTAATTCGTTCAAAGAAAGTCTAACTCTATCGAAAAGATTAAATTCTAATCTGTGTATAAACAAAGTTTTTAAAGGATCAGAATACCCAAAATCTTCCAATCCAGATCTATCAGAATTACCATCAAAAGAGGTATCTTTTTGCCTTTTTAACTCATCTTCAGTTAAGTAAGGGTCGAAGAAGTACATGGCTGAGACAATTCTCATACTTCCGGCATCGTATCCACCCATGAACCCAGTAACATAGGGTAATGAGTCAGATAGATATACCCCTCTTTCCAAATCTGACCAATTCGTTTCAAATATTCCACCAATCAGCCACAGAGGATCAAAAGATTTGTAGAAGAAGCCAGGGTAAACTTCAAAATCATCGTTTGAATTTATTGGATAAGGTGTTATGTTTGTAAAATCTTTTCCTGTGTATATTGAAGATAGTAGATAAACTTCGTTTGCAGTTATCTCAGAGAAGCCCTTCGTATTAAAAAAAATGAAGATAAGTACTAATGTTTGAAGCGTTACTATTTTTCTAACTTTCTCCATATTTATCAAAGAACTCTTCTTCACTCATTATAGTAATTCCATAACTTTGAGCTTTATCTAGTTTAGAACCAGGGTTTTCTCCAACGACTAGGATATTCGTTTTCTTCGTCACGTTTTCAGAGAAGGTTCCACCTTTAGATTCAACGTATTCGGCGAATTCTTGTCTTGTCATTTTAGAAAGAGCACCGGTTTGACATATAACTAAACCTTTTAGAGGTCCTTCTAATTTTTCTTCTTCTTTTTTCCCCATGTTGACTCCTGCATCTTTTAATTTCTTAACGATCTTTTTAACTTCTTCCTGTGAAAAAAACTTTATAATTGCATTTGCTATATCTTCACCAATTCCCTCTATTTCTACAAGTTCATCGAATTTTGCATCTATTAAACTGTCTAAATTTTTAAAATGATTTGCAAGGTCTTTCGCAGTTTTTGAACCAACATTTGGTATACCAAGAGCGTTAATTAATCTATCCAGTTCTCTATTTTTGGATTGCTCTATTTGTGTCAATATATTTTCTACTGTTTTGTCTCCTATACCTTCTCCCAAGCTTCTAATTTTTTGTTCGTTTAAATAATAAAGATCGGCTATATCTTTAAGTAAACCTGCATCTACCATTCTTTTTAATATCTTTGGCCCAAGCCCTTGAATATTCATTGCGTTTCTTGAAACGAAATTTTCCAACGTTCTTAAAAGCTTTTCTGGGCAAGAGGGATTCAAACATCTTATTGCCACTTCTGATGACTTTATTTTTCCAACTTTTCCACCACAGACAGGGCATTTTTCAGGGGGTCGGATTATTTTTTCTTCCCCAGTTCTTTTTTCTTTAACGGGCCCTATAACTTGGGGAATTATGCCACCTGCTTTTTCAATTAATACATAATCGCCTTCCCTTATATCTCTTTCTTTTAGATAATCAAAGTTGTGCAAACTTGCCCTTTTTACTATTGTTCCTTCAAGTTGTATGGGGTCAAATTCTGCAACAGGAGTTATTATCCCTGTACTCCCAACTTGCAGTTTTATAGCTTTTAGTTTCGTTTCTTTCTGTTCGGCTTCAAATTTGAAAGCAATTGCCCATCGTGGGGATCGGGCGGTTTCACCAAGGAGTCTTTGCAGTTCAAAACTGTTCACCTTAACTACTATCCCATCTACTTCGTATTCTAATTCCTTTCTCCTTCGATTCCATTCTTTCCAAAATTCTATAACTTGTCCGATATCTTGGGCATTTTTGTAATTAGGATTGATTCTGAAACCAACTTCTTTCAGAAAATTTATCGCTTCTTCTTGAGTTTCTAAGTTGTAATTTTGAGGGAAGATAACGTAATACATGAAAGAGCTTAACTTTCTTTTTGCCACTTCTGTACTATCCAAAAGTTTTAAAGTGCCCGCTGTTGCGTTTCTAGGATTAGCGAAAACAGGTAACCCTTTTTCTTCCCTTTCTGAATTTATTCTCACAAATTCTTTTTTTGGCATGTATATTTCTCCACGTACTTCAATAGTTAGATTTTCCCTCAATCTTAAAGGAATAGAGGGGATCGTTTTTACGTTTTGCGTGATATCTTCTCCGGTTGTTCCATCGCCTCTGGTTATAGCTTGAGTTAATACTCCATCGGTGTACCTTAAAGCTACCGATACTCCATCTATCTTTAGTTCACAAAAGTACTCAACATGGTTTAAACTCAAGTTCTTTAAAACTCTTTTGTGAAAATCTAAAATTTCTTCTTCGTTGTAGGTGTTATCTAAAGATAACATCGGTATCAAATGATTTACTTTATTGAATCCCTCAACAACTATACCACCGATTCTTTGAGTTGGAGAATCAGGGGTTTTCAATTCGGGATATTTTTTTTCGAGCTCCACTAGTTCTTTAAAAAGTTTATCGTATTCCTGATCCGAGATAATAGGATCAGC encodes the following:
- a CDS encoding 6-phosphofructokinase, with translation MKRVAVLNVGGDCPGLNAVIRALIVKGAEEDIEVVGVYDGFLGLVEDKLTILAKEHVSGKLPEGGIILGSSKYDPTVNPNDLKKLKNNFERYQITSLILLTGHTGANIALKLANEGIPSIIIPATVDNDLYWTDLSVGFLTALQIVTDALDKLHSTASAGHRVIVVETGGDEAGWLATIGGMAGGADYIIVPEFKLDPKDMIENIKRRYSAGRRFSIVVVEEKVKLPEEVQNIIGDPKVRQYMKPAELITEYIKANLQNVECRTVDLDYLQRGGTPSSFDRYLAFKFGVSAIDAVKKGKSNVALGLDGFDVVEKPFTHEILKNKEISRELYEMGRLFF
- the ligA gene encoding NAD-dependent DNA ligase LigA, translated to MDIPKNIKERYEKLKAEIEEHNYRYYVLADPIISDQEYDKLFKELVELEKKYPELKTPDSPTQRIGGIVVEGFNKVNHLIPMLSLDNTYNEEEILDFHKRVLKNLSLNHVEYFCELKIDGVSVALRYTDGVLTQAITRGDGTTGEDITQNVKTIPSIPLRLRENLTIEVRGEIYMPKKEFVRINSEREEKGLPVFANPRNATAGTLKLLDSTEVAKRKLSSFMYYVIFPQNYNLETQEEAINFLKEVGFRINPNYKNAQDIGQVIEFWKEWNRRRKELEYEVDGIVVKVNSFELQRLLGETARSPRWAIAFKFEAEQKETKLKAIKLQVGSTGIITPVAEFDPIQLEGTIVKRASLHNFDYLKERDIREGDYVLIEKAGGIIPQVIGPVKEKRTGEEKIIRPPEKCPVCGGKVGKIKSSEVAIRCLNPSCPEKLLRTLENFVSRNAMNIQGLGPKILKRMVDAGLLKDIADLYYLNEQKIRSLGEGIGDKTVENILTQIEQSKNRELDRLINALGIPNVGSKTAKDLANHFKNLDSLIDAKFDELVEIEGIGEDIANAIIKFFSQEEVKKIVKKLKDAGVNMGKKEEEKLEGPLKGLVICQTGALSKMTRQEFAEYVESKGGTFSENVTKKTNILVVGENPGSKLDKAQSYGITIMSEEEFFDKYGES
- a CDS encoding cryptochrome/photolyase family protein, yielding MIKISNYKYKIGLHIFRRDLRLEDNTSLIEALQSCERVIPAFIFDDRQIKDNDYKSDNAVQFMIACLKELNDQLHQLNARLYFFEGLTAKVVESLIKTLGIEAVFVNKDYTPFSKKRDNEIKAICERERVDFKEHFDVLLHEPTEVLKDNGMPYIKFTDFLKKSKKIDVREPQKNKFKNYFTEEISSSIALQVDKFPQNENLILKGGRKEGLSYIERIVKLKNYSETRNTPSIDGTTKLSPHLKFGTVSVREVYGKVNENFGNEHEIITQLHWRDFFTHILYHFPHVLGNSFKEKYNQIQWENDVDKFKAWCTGRTGYPIVDAGMRQLNLTGWMHNRVRMITGSFLVKDLHIDWRWGEKYFAQRLVDYDPAINNGNWQWVASTGCDAQPFFRIFNPILQQQKFDPECNYIKTWLPELTNLNLEQIHTLNIPKDIDYPTPIVDHKVASEKAKKLYKI
- a CDS encoding sodium-translocating pyrophosphatase, with protein sequence MGAISQIISVISGFIGLIFTVFLVFNILEKSPGNEKMQKLSKIIQVGARSFLFSEYRILFVVIFLFAAFLWLVSSYQMALSFILGSVFSVLSGFLGMSIATRANARTTNAAINNLKDALAVSFNGGAVMGMIVTSLGLMGLGGIFFLGKGNTELMSGYAMGASFVALFARVGGGIFTKAADVGADLVGKVEANIPEDDPRNPAVIADNVGDNVGDVAGMGADLYESYVGSIFSASVLGSIVFSAKGALFPFFVASSGLILSIFGIIFVNYYIKKAKEVEPEKVLHFGTYMTTFLQSIVVFFLSKIVFGDFSGGLIVILGMVVGILIGVSTEYYTAKKPVIELAKSAPSGSAPLIINGLALGMESTLIPILLIGAAIVISFYVYGLFGIAIAAVGMLSTLGMSLSIDAYGPIADNAGGIAEMAHLEPYVRERTDKLDAVGNTTAAMGKGFAIGSAALTALALFASYLQVTNISVVDLNDANVFTAMLIGAMLPFLFSSLVMKAVGNAANLMVEEVRRQFKEIVGLMEGKADPDYGKCVKIATDGALKYMILPSLIAVIAPIIIYLLLGKQAVAGMLAGTTGSGVMLAIFMANSGGAWDNAKKLIETGKYGGKGSLAHKASVVGDTVGDPLKDTAGPSINILIKLMSIVSIVIIPVLIRIFE